From the genome of Desmodus rotundus isolate HL8 chromosome 2, HLdesRot8A.1, whole genome shotgun sequence, one region includes:
- the CDCA7 gene encoding cell division cycle-associated protein 7 isoform X3: protein MDTRRVPQKGRRVKNFKKFSYVKLISMETLSSSDDSCDSFASDNFANTKPKFRSDISEELANVFYEDSDNESFCGFSESEVQDVLDHCGFLQKPRPDVTNELASIFHADSDDESFCGFSESEIQDGMRSQSDPAGCRTRSQCRRSGPLRVAMAFPTRRTRGAASRSAAAPEPAEKSVTDPNSDSEDESGMSFLEKRALNIKQNKAMLAKLMSELESFPGSFPGRHSFPGPSSQLKTPRRRTFQGVTLRRNPDRRGRPLTRSRSRILGSVSALPTEEEEEEEEEDKYMLVRKRRTADGYMHEDDVRRGRRPGSMTLPHVIRPVEEITEEELDNICNSSREKIYSRSLGSTCHQCRQKTIDTKTNCRNPECWGVRGQFCGPCLRNRYGEEVKDALLDPNWHCPPCRRICNCSFCRQRDGRCATGVLVYLAKYHGFGNVHAYLKR, encoded by the exons ATGGATACTCGCCGCGTGCCG CAAAAGGGTCGCAGAGTAAAGAACTTCAAGAAATTCAGCTATGTGAAGTTGATTTCCATGGAAACCTTGTCATCCTCTGATGACAGTTGTGACAGCTTCGCTTCTGATAATTTTGCAAACACG aaacctAAATTCAGGTCAGATATCAGTGAAGAACTGGCAAATGTTTTTTATGAGGACTCTGATAATGAATCTTTCTGCGGCTTTTCAGAAAGTGAGGTGCAAGATGTGTTAGACCATTGTGGATTTTTACAGAAACCAAGGCCAGATGTCACTAACGAACTGGCCAGTATTTTTCACGCCGACTCTGACGATGAATCATTTTGCGGTTTCTCAGAGAGTGAGATACAAGATGGAATG AGGTCACAGTCAGACCCTGCAGGCTGTAGGACCCGCAGCCAGTGCAGGCGTTCTGGACCTCTCCGGGTGGCCATGGCGTTTCCAACTCGAAGGACCAGGGGAGCAGCCAGCAGAAGCGCAGCAGCCCCGGAACCTGCAGAGAAATCTGTGACTGATCCCAATTCTGATTCAGAAGATGAAAGTGGCATGAGTTTTTTGGAGAAAAGGGctttaaatataaagcaaaacaaagcaatg CTTGCAAAACTAATGTCGGAATTAGAGAGTTTTCCGGGCTCGTTCCCTGGACGGCATTCCTTCCCAGGCCCCAGTTCC CAGTTGAAGACACCCCGAAGGCGTACGTTCCAAGGTGTTACTCTTAGGAGAAACCCTGATCGGAGAGGGCGTCCTCTTACCAGGTCAAGGTCCCGGATCCTTGGGTCTGTTAGTGCTCTAcccacagaggaggaggaggaggaagaggaggaggacaaaTACATGTTGGTGAGAAAGAGGAGAACCGCAGACGGCTACATGCAC GAAGATGATGTACGCAGAGGTCGCCGCCCTGGATCCATGACCCTTCCGCACGTGATTCGCCCGGTGGAAGAAATTACAGAGGAGGAGCTGGACAACATCTGCAACAGTTCTCGAGAGAAGATATATAGCCGTTCATTG GGATCTACTTGTCATCAGTGCCGCCAGAAAACCATCGATACCAAAACGAACTGCAGAAACCCAGAGTGCTGGGGCGTCCGAGGCCAGTTCTGCGGGCCCTGCCTTCGAAACCGTTACGGAGAGGAGGTCAAGGATGCTCTGCTGGATCCA AACTGGCATTGCCCACCTTGTCGAAGAATCTGCAATTGCAGTTTCTGCCGTCAGCGAGATGGGCGGTGTGCGACTGGGGTCCTTGTGTACTTGGCTAAGTACCATGGCTTTGGGAATGTGCATGCTTACCTGAAAAGGTGA
- the CDCA7 gene encoding cell division cycle-associated protein 7 isoform X2, whose translation MDTRRVPQKGRRVKNFKKFSYVKLISMETLSSSDDSCDSFASDNFANTKPKFRSDISEELANVFYEDSDNESFCGFSESEVQDVLDHCGFLQKPRPDVTNELASIFHADSDDESFCGFSESEIQDGMRSQSDPAGCRTRSQCRRSGPLRVAMAFPTRRTRGAASRSAAAPEPAEKSVTDPNSDSEDESGMSFLEKRALNIKQNKAMLAKLMSELESFPGSFPGRHSFPGPSSLKTPRRRTFQGVTLRRNPDRRGRPLTRSRSRILGSVSALPTEEEEEEEEEDKYMLVRKRRTADGYMHEDDVRRGRRPGSMTLPHVIRPVEEITEEELDNICNSSREKIYSRSLGSTCHQCRQKTIDTKTNCRNPECWGVRGQFCGPCLRNRYGEEVKDALLDPNWHCPPCRRICNCSFCRQRDGRCATGVLVYLAKYHGFGNVHAYLKSLKHEFEMQA comes from the exons ATGGATACTCGCCGCGTGCCG CAAAAGGGTCGCAGAGTAAAGAACTTCAAGAAATTCAGCTATGTGAAGTTGATTTCCATGGAAACCTTGTCATCCTCTGATGACAGTTGTGACAGCTTCGCTTCTGATAATTTTGCAAACACG aaacctAAATTCAGGTCAGATATCAGTGAAGAACTGGCAAATGTTTTTTATGAGGACTCTGATAATGAATCTTTCTGCGGCTTTTCAGAAAGTGAGGTGCAAGATGTGTTAGACCATTGTGGATTTTTACAGAAACCAAGGCCAGATGTCACTAACGAACTGGCCAGTATTTTTCACGCCGACTCTGACGATGAATCATTTTGCGGTTTCTCAGAGAGTGAGATACAAGATGGAATG AGGTCACAGTCAGACCCTGCAGGCTGTAGGACCCGCAGCCAGTGCAGGCGTTCTGGACCTCTCCGGGTGGCCATGGCGTTTCCAACTCGAAGGACCAGGGGAGCAGCCAGCAGAAGCGCAGCAGCCCCGGAACCTGCAGAGAAATCTGTGACTGATCCCAATTCTGATTCAGAAGATGAAAGTGGCATGAGTTTTTTGGAGAAAAGGGctttaaatataaagcaaaacaaagcaatg CTTGCAAAACTAATGTCGGAATTAGAGAGTTTTCCGGGCTCGTTCCCTGGACGGCATTCCTTCCCAGGCCCCAGTTCC TTGAAGACACCCCGAAGGCGTACGTTCCAAGGTGTTACTCTTAGGAGAAACCCTGATCGGAGAGGGCGTCCTCTTACCAGGTCAAGGTCCCGGATCCTTGGGTCTGTTAGTGCTCTAcccacagaggaggaggaggaggaagaggaggaggacaaaTACATGTTGGTGAGAAAGAGGAGAACCGCAGACGGCTACATGCAC GAAGATGATGTACGCAGAGGTCGCCGCCCTGGATCCATGACCCTTCCGCACGTGATTCGCCCGGTGGAAGAAATTACAGAGGAGGAGCTGGACAACATCTGCAACAGTTCTCGAGAGAAGATATATAGCCGTTCATTG GGATCTACTTGTCATCAGTGCCGCCAGAAAACCATCGATACCAAAACGAACTGCAGAAACCCAGAGTGCTGGGGCGTCCGAGGCCAGTTCTGCGGGCCCTGCCTTCGAAACCGTTACGGAGAGGAGGTCAAGGATGCTCTGCTGGATCCA AACTGGCATTGCCCACCTTGTCGAAGAATCTGCAATTGCAGTTTCTGCCGTCAGCGAGATGGGCGGTGTGCGACTGGGGTCCTTGTGTACTTGGCTAAGTACCATGGCTTTGGGAATGTGCATGCTTACCTGAAAAG tttgaAGCACGAGTTCGAGATGCAAGCGTGA
- the CDCA7 gene encoding cell division cycle-associated protein 7 isoform X1, translated as MDTRRVPQKGRRVKNFKKFSYVKLISMETLSSSDDSCDSFASDNFANTKPKFRSDISEELANVFYEDSDNESFCGFSESEVQDVLDHCGFLQKPRPDVTNELASIFHADSDDESFCGFSESEIQDGMRSQSDPAGCRTRSQCRRSGPLRVAMAFPTRRTRGAASRSAAAPEPAEKSVTDPNSDSEDESGMSFLEKRALNIKQNKAMLAKLMSELESFPGSFPGRHSFPGPSSQLKTPRRRTFQGVTLRRNPDRRGRPLTRSRSRILGSVSALPTEEEEEEEEEDKYMLVRKRRTADGYMHEDDVRRGRRPGSMTLPHVIRPVEEITEEELDNICNSSREKIYSRSLGSTCHQCRQKTIDTKTNCRNPECWGVRGQFCGPCLRNRYGEEVKDALLDPNWHCPPCRRICNCSFCRQRDGRCATGVLVYLAKYHGFGNVHAYLKSLKHEFEMQA; from the exons ATGGATACTCGCCGCGTGCCG CAAAAGGGTCGCAGAGTAAAGAACTTCAAGAAATTCAGCTATGTGAAGTTGATTTCCATGGAAACCTTGTCATCCTCTGATGACAGTTGTGACAGCTTCGCTTCTGATAATTTTGCAAACACG aaacctAAATTCAGGTCAGATATCAGTGAAGAACTGGCAAATGTTTTTTATGAGGACTCTGATAATGAATCTTTCTGCGGCTTTTCAGAAAGTGAGGTGCAAGATGTGTTAGACCATTGTGGATTTTTACAGAAACCAAGGCCAGATGTCACTAACGAACTGGCCAGTATTTTTCACGCCGACTCTGACGATGAATCATTTTGCGGTTTCTCAGAGAGTGAGATACAAGATGGAATG AGGTCACAGTCAGACCCTGCAGGCTGTAGGACCCGCAGCCAGTGCAGGCGTTCTGGACCTCTCCGGGTGGCCATGGCGTTTCCAACTCGAAGGACCAGGGGAGCAGCCAGCAGAAGCGCAGCAGCCCCGGAACCTGCAGAGAAATCTGTGACTGATCCCAATTCTGATTCAGAAGATGAAAGTGGCATGAGTTTTTTGGAGAAAAGGGctttaaatataaagcaaaacaaagcaatg CTTGCAAAACTAATGTCGGAATTAGAGAGTTTTCCGGGCTCGTTCCCTGGACGGCATTCCTTCCCAGGCCCCAGTTCC CAGTTGAAGACACCCCGAAGGCGTACGTTCCAAGGTGTTACTCTTAGGAGAAACCCTGATCGGAGAGGGCGTCCTCTTACCAGGTCAAGGTCCCGGATCCTTGGGTCTGTTAGTGCTCTAcccacagaggaggaggaggaggaagaggaggaggacaaaTACATGTTGGTGAGAAAGAGGAGAACCGCAGACGGCTACATGCAC GAAGATGATGTACGCAGAGGTCGCCGCCCTGGATCCATGACCCTTCCGCACGTGATTCGCCCGGTGGAAGAAATTACAGAGGAGGAGCTGGACAACATCTGCAACAGTTCTCGAGAGAAGATATATAGCCGTTCATTG GGATCTACTTGTCATCAGTGCCGCCAGAAAACCATCGATACCAAAACGAACTGCAGAAACCCAGAGTGCTGGGGCGTCCGAGGCCAGTTCTGCGGGCCCTGCCTTCGAAACCGTTACGGAGAGGAGGTCAAGGATGCTCTGCTGGATCCA AACTGGCATTGCCCACCTTGTCGAAGAATCTGCAATTGCAGTTTCTGCCGTCAGCGAGATGGGCGGTGTGCGACTGGGGTCCTTGTGTACTTGGCTAAGTACCATGGCTTTGGGAATGTGCATGCTTACCTGAAAAG tttgaAGCACGAGTTCGAGATGCAAGCGTGA
- the CDCA7 gene encoding cell division cycle-associated protein 7 isoform X4, translated as MDTRRVPQKGRRVKNFKKFSYVKLISMETLSSSDDSCDSFASDNFANTRSQSDPAGCRTRSQCRRSGPLRVAMAFPTRRTRGAASRSAAAPEPAEKSVTDPNSDSEDESGMSFLEKRALNIKQNKAMLAKLMSELESFPGSFPGRHSFPGPSSQLKTPRRRTFQGVTLRRNPDRRGRPLTRSRSRILGSVSALPTEEEEEEEEEDKYMLVRKRRTADGYMHEDDVRRGRRPGSMTLPHVIRPVEEITEEELDNICNSSREKIYSRSLGSTCHQCRQKTIDTKTNCRNPECWGVRGQFCGPCLRNRYGEEVKDALLDPNWHCPPCRRICNCSFCRQRDGRCATGVLVYLAKYHGFGNVHAYLKSLKHEFEMQA; from the exons ATGGATACTCGCCGCGTGCCG CAAAAGGGTCGCAGAGTAAAGAACTTCAAGAAATTCAGCTATGTGAAGTTGATTTCCATGGAAACCTTGTCATCCTCTGATGACAGTTGTGACAGCTTCGCTTCTGATAATTTTGCAAACACG AGGTCACAGTCAGACCCTGCAGGCTGTAGGACCCGCAGCCAGTGCAGGCGTTCTGGACCTCTCCGGGTGGCCATGGCGTTTCCAACTCGAAGGACCAGGGGAGCAGCCAGCAGAAGCGCAGCAGCCCCGGAACCTGCAGAGAAATCTGTGACTGATCCCAATTCTGATTCAGAAGATGAAAGTGGCATGAGTTTTTTGGAGAAAAGGGctttaaatataaagcaaaacaaagcaatg CTTGCAAAACTAATGTCGGAATTAGAGAGTTTTCCGGGCTCGTTCCCTGGACGGCATTCCTTCCCAGGCCCCAGTTCC CAGTTGAAGACACCCCGAAGGCGTACGTTCCAAGGTGTTACTCTTAGGAGAAACCCTGATCGGAGAGGGCGTCCTCTTACCAGGTCAAGGTCCCGGATCCTTGGGTCTGTTAGTGCTCTAcccacagaggaggaggaggaggaagaggaggaggacaaaTACATGTTGGTGAGAAAGAGGAGAACCGCAGACGGCTACATGCAC GAAGATGATGTACGCAGAGGTCGCCGCCCTGGATCCATGACCCTTCCGCACGTGATTCGCCCGGTGGAAGAAATTACAGAGGAGGAGCTGGACAACATCTGCAACAGTTCTCGAGAGAAGATATATAGCCGTTCATTG GGATCTACTTGTCATCAGTGCCGCCAGAAAACCATCGATACCAAAACGAACTGCAGAAACCCAGAGTGCTGGGGCGTCCGAGGCCAGTTCTGCGGGCCCTGCCTTCGAAACCGTTACGGAGAGGAGGTCAAGGATGCTCTGCTGGATCCA AACTGGCATTGCCCACCTTGTCGAAGAATCTGCAATTGCAGTTTCTGCCGTCAGCGAGATGGGCGGTGTGCGACTGGGGTCCTTGTGTACTTGGCTAAGTACCATGGCTTTGGGAATGTGCATGCTTACCTGAAAAG tttgaAGCACGAGTTCGAGATGCAAGCGTGA